In Silene latifolia isolate original U9 population chromosome X, ASM4854445v1, whole genome shotgun sequence, the following proteins share a genomic window:
- the LOC141619192 gene encoding imidazoleglycerol-phosphate dehydratase 1, chloroplastic-like: MALSTNATHLLNPTPKPHFHNLPSSTNLTLFPHQFPNFYKPKLPFNSLKLMTSNPLIPHASLLDDNGVPSSTSTSTPVTSVGRIGEVKRVTKETNVSVKINLDGTGLADSTTSIPFLDHMLDQLASHGLFDVHVRATGDIHIDDHHTNEDVALAIGTALLQALGDRKGINRFGNFSAPLDEALIHVSLDLSGRPYLGYDLQIPTERVGTYDTQLVEHFFQSLVNTSGMTLHIRQLAGKNSHHIIEATFKAFARALRQATEYDHRRAGTVPSSKGLLSRS; this comes from the exons ATGGCACTTTCAACTAATGCAACTCACCTTCTCAATCCAACACCAAAACCCCATTTTCACAACCTTCCTTCTTCAACAAATCTCACCCTTTTTCCTCATCAATTTCCCAATTTTTACAAACCTAAATTACCCTTTAATTCACTCAAACTCATGACTTCAAATCCCTTAATTCCTCATGCTTCTTTGCTTGATGATAATGGCGTCCCTTCTTCTACTTCCACCTCTACTCCCGTCACCTCTG tgggaagaataggGGAGGTGAAGCGGGTGACGAAAGAAACGAATGTGAGTGTGAAGATTAACTTGGATGGTACTGGGCTGGCTGATTCCACTACTTCAATTCCTTTCCTTGATCACATGTTGGAT CAACTTGCTTCCCATGGGTTATTTGATGTCCATGTGAGAGCTACTGGTGATATTCATATTGATGATCATCATACTAACGAAGATGTTGCACTCGCCATTGGAACG GCTTTGCTGCAAGCTCTGGGCGATAGGAAAGGAATCAATAGATTTGGGAACTTCTCTGCTCCCCTTGACGAAGCTCTAATACATGTCTCACTG GATTTATCTGGAAGGCCCTACTTGGGATATGATCTGCAGATACCTACTGAGAGAGTTGGGACATACGACACCCAG TTAGTGGAGCATTTTTTCCAGTCTTTGGTGAATACATCTGGTATGACGCTTCACATTCGGCAG CTTGCCGGAAAGAATTCTCACCACATAATTGAGGCAACATTCAAGGCTTTTGCTAGAGCTCTCAGGCAGGCTACAGAATACGATCATCGTCGTGCTGGAACTGTGCCAAG CTCAAAGGGGCTCCTATCACGTTCCTGA
- the LOC141619191 gene encoding pentatricopeptide repeat-containing protein At3g24000, mitochondrial-like isoform X2: MRRSVSLGLRTLVSHEPFSTFLGASVLRTSAEHDVSEGEEKRPIDVPIPNICYGKYVSVRTSIQGEVLSVVDPSFYSGLLKQFAELGHLRHGRMVHAHVFKSEFKDDVIINNNILYMYSKCGAVREAQKFFDEMPIKDTFTWTTMIIAYSQNGSPSRALLLFPQMLHLGAKPNKFTFSSLLKASRAVSTVKHGMHMHALCIKYGYDSCAYVGTALVDIYIGYGLMNEAELIFDGLLSKNEVSWNALIAGYARNDQGDKALNLFQRMKRETFEPDDFTYSSVLSSCASSGSLEQGKWIHGHVIKSGMTLVGFVGNTLLHMYAKCGSIMDAEKVFTRLTKQSVVSWNTMLTGYAQYGLGRKSVNLFDAMLKTKIQPNEITFLGLLTACSHAGLVDEGWDHLNRMKLFGLEPKVGHYVTMVDLFGRAGRLDEAVKFITNMPIEPVAEIWKALLGACRSHKNMELGVYAAKRVFELDPCDPGPYVILSNIYASAGRRADVAKVRMMMKECGVSKEPACSWVEIENVVHVFVADDHTHPQIKEIYKTWENISAKIKEIGYVPDTNQVLLFVEDREREVNLQQHSEKLALAFAILNTPPGSIIRIKKNIRMCVDCHSAIKFVSRVIKREILVRDTKRFHHFQNGSCSCGDYW; encoded by the exons ATGAGAAGGTCTGTATCCCTGGGACTAAGGACATTG GTGTCTCATGAGCCATTCTCGACTTTCCTGGGAGCATCAGTTTTGCGCACAAGCGCTGAACATGATGTCTCGGAAGGAGAAGAAAAAAGACCCATTGATGTACCTATACCAAACATATGTTATGGTAAATACGTTTCAGTAAGAACTTCGATTCAAGGAGAAGTTCTTAGTGTTGTTGATCCCTCATTCTATAGTGGATTACTGAAGCAATTTGCCGAGCTTGGTCATCTCAGACATGGCAGAATGGTGCATGCTCATGTCTTTAAATCAGAGTTTAAGGATGATGTGATAATCAACAACAACATTCTGTACATGTATTCGAAGTGTGGTGCAGTACGTGAAGCGCAAAAGTTTTTTGACGAGATGCCTATAAAAGACACGTTCACTTGGACTACTATGATTATAGCTTATTCGCAGAATGGAAGCCCCTCGAGAGCTCTTTTGTTGTTTCCACAGATGCTTCATCTTGGTGCCAAGCCGAACAAATTTACCTTCTCTAGCCTTCTAAAGGCCTCTAGGGCAGTTTCTACTGTCAAGCACGGTATGCATATGCATGCGCTTTGCATAAAATATGGTTATGACTCGTGTGCTTACGTAGGGACAGCTCTAGTAGATATTTATATAGGATATGGCCTTATGAATGAAGCGGAATTGATATTTGATGGGCTTTTGAGCAAAAATGAGGTCTCTTGGAACGCCTTAATTGCTGGTTATGCTAGAAATGACCAAGGAGACAAAGCACTTAATTTGTTCCAAAGGATGAAAAGAGAAACCTTTGAGCCCGATGATTTTACGTATTCCAGTGTACTTAGTTCGTGTGCTAGTAGTGGTTCTTTGGAGCAAGGCAAGTGGATTCATGGTCATGTAATAAAATCAGGGATGACGCTCGTGGGTTTTGTCGGGAATACTCTTCTACATATGTATGCAAAGTGTGGGAGCATTATGGATGCCGAAAAGGTATTCACTAGATTAACAAAGCAAAGTGTTGTTTCATGGAACACAATGTTGACTGGGTATGCCCAATATGGTCTTGGACGTAAATCGGTCAACCTGTTTGACGCCATGTTAAAGACGAAAATACAGCCTAATGAGATAACATTTCTTGGCCTGCTTACTGCATGTAGCCATGCTGGGCTTGTGGATGAGGGATGGGATCACCTTAATAGGATGAAATTGTTCGGTTTGGAGCCAAAGGTTGGGCATTATGTTACCATGGTTGATCTTTTTGGTCGAGCGGGCAGGCTTGATGAGGCAGTGAAATTTATCACAAATATGCCAATTGAACCTGTTGCCGAAATATGGAAAGCGTTATTGGGTGCTTGCAGATCGCATAAAAACATGGAGTTGGGTGTTTATGCTGCCAAACGCGTTTTTGAGCTTGATCCCTGTGATCCGGGTCCCTATGTTATACTGTCCAACATTTACGCTTCAGCTGGTAGGAGGGCTGATGTGGCAAAAGTGAGAATGATGATGAAGGAATGTGGTGTAAGCAAGGAACCGGCTTGTAGCTGGGTGGAGATCGAGAATGTAGTCCATGTGTTTGTTGCAGATGATCATACTCATCCTCAGATCAAAGAGATCTACAAAACTTGGGAAAATATAAGTGCAAAGATCAAAGAAATTGGGTATGTACCAGACACTAACCAGGTGCTTTTGTTTGTGGAGGACcgagagagagaagtgaatttgCAGCAGCACAGTGAAAAGCTTGCCTTGGCTTTTGCGATTCTGAACACACCGCCTGGATCCATTATTCGTATTAAAAAGAACATTCGGATGTGTGTTGACTGCCACTCTGCCATTAAGTTTGTATCACGGGTAATTAAGAGAGAAATTTTAGTGAGGGATACAAAACGGTTTCATCATTTTCAAAATGGTTCTTGCTCTTGTGGTGATTACTGGTAA
- the LOC141619191 gene encoding pentatricopeptide repeat-containing protein At3g24000, mitochondrial-like isoform X1: MRRSVSLGLRTLVYGNENRFKIKKVSHEPFSTFLGASVLRTSAEHDVSEGEEKRPIDVPIPNICYGKYVSVRTSIQGEVLSVVDPSFYSGLLKQFAELGHLRHGRMVHAHVFKSEFKDDVIINNNILYMYSKCGAVREAQKFFDEMPIKDTFTWTTMIIAYSQNGSPSRALLLFPQMLHLGAKPNKFTFSSLLKASRAVSTVKHGMHMHALCIKYGYDSCAYVGTALVDIYIGYGLMNEAELIFDGLLSKNEVSWNALIAGYARNDQGDKALNLFQRMKRETFEPDDFTYSSVLSSCASSGSLEQGKWIHGHVIKSGMTLVGFVGNTLLHMYAKCGSIMDAEKVFTRLTKQSVVSWNTMLTGYAQYGLGRKSVNLFDAMLKTKIQPNEITFLGLLTACSHAGLVDEGWDHLNRMKLFGLEPKVGHYVTMVDLFGRAGRLDEAVKFITNMPIEPVAEIWKALLGACRSHKNMELGVYAAKRVFELDPCDPGPYVILSNIYASAGRRADVAKVRMMMKECGVSKEPACSWVEIENVVHVFVADDHTHPQIKEIYKTWENISAKIKEIGYVPDTNQVLLFVEDREREVNLQQHSEKLALAFAILNTPPGSIIRIKKNIRMCVDCHSAIKFVSRVIKREILVRDTKRFHHFQNGSCSCGDYW, from the coding sequence ATGAGAAGGTCTGTATCCCTGGGACTAAGGACATTGGTGTATGGGAATGAAAATCGATTCAAAATCAAAAAGGTGTCTCATGAGCCATTCTCGACTTTCCTGGGAGCATCAGTTTTGCGCACAAGCGCTGAACATGATGTCTCGGAAGGAGAAGAAAAAAGACCCATTGATGTACCTATACCAAACATATGTTATGGTAAATACGTTTCAGTAAGAACTTCGATTCAAGGAGAAGTTCTTAGTGTTGTTGATCCCTCATTCTATAGTGGATTACTGAAGCAATTTGCCGAGCTTGGTCATCTCAGACATGGCAGAATGGTGCATGCTCATGTCTTTAAATCAGAGTTTAAGGATGATGTGATAATCAACAACAACATTCTGTACATGTATTCGAAGTGTGGTGCAGTACGTGAAGCGCAAAAGTTTTTTGACGAGATGCCTATAAAAGACACGTTCACTTGGACTACTATGATTATAGCTTATTCGCAGAATGGAAGCCCCTCGAGAGCTCTTTTGTTGTTTCCACAGATGCTTCATCTTGGTGCCAAGCCGAACAAATTTACCTTCTCTAGCCTTCTAAAGGCCTCTAGGGCAGTTTCTACTGTCAAGCACGGTATGCATATGCATGCGCTTTGCATAAAATATGGTTATGACTCGTGTGCTTACGTAGGGACAGCTCTAGTAGATATTTATATAGGATATGGCCTTATGAATGAAGCGGAATTGATATTTGATGGGCTTTTGAGCAAAAATGAGGTCTCTTGGAACGCCTTAATTGCTGGTTATGCTAGAAATGACCAAGGAGACAAAGCACTTAATTTGTTCCAAAGGATGAAAAGAGAAACCTTTGAGCCCGATGATTTTACGTATTCCAGTGTACTTAGTTCGTGTGCTAGTAGTGGTTCTTTGGAGCAAGGCAAGTGGATTCATGGTCATGTAATAAAATCAGGGATGACGCTCGTGGGTTTTGTCGGGAATACTCTTCTACATATGTATGCAAAGTGTGGGAGCATTATGGATGCCGAAAAGGTATTCACTAGATTAACAAAGCAAAGTGTTGTTTCATGGAACACAATGTTGACTGGGTATGCCCAATATGGTCTTGGACGTAAATCGGTCAACCTGTTTGACGCCATGTTAAAGACGAAAATACAGCCTAATGAGATAACATTTCTTGGCCTGCTTACTGCATGTAGCCATGCTGGGCTTGTGGATGAGGGATGGGATCACCTTAATAGGATGAAATTGTTCGGTTTGGAGCCAAAGGTTGGGCATTATGTTACCATGGTTGATCTTTTTGGTCGAGCGGGCAGGCTTGATGAGGCAGTGAAATTTATCACAAATATGCCAATTGAACCTGTTGCCGAAATATGGAAAGCGTTATTGGGTGCTTGCAGATCGCATAAAAACATGGAGTTGGGTGTTTATGCTGCCAAACGCGTTTTTGAGCTTGATCCCTGTGATCCGGGTCCCTATGTTATACTGTCCAACATTTACGCTTCAGCTGGTAGGAGGGCTGATGTGGCAAAAGTGAGAATGATGATGAAGGAATGTGGTGTAAGCAAGGAACCGGCTTGTAGCTGGGTGGAGATCGAGAATGTAGTCCATGTGTTTGTTGCAGATGATCATACTCATCCTCAGATCAAAGAGATCTACAAAACTTGGGAAAATATAAGTGCAAAGATCAAAGAAATTGGGTATGTACCAGACACTAACCAGGTGCTTTTGTTTGTGGAGGACcgagagagagaagtgaatttgCAGCAGCACAGTGAAAAGCTTGCCTTGGCTTTTGCGATTCTGAACACACCGCCTGGATCCATTATTCGTATTAAAAAGAACATTCGGATGTGTGTTGACTGCCACTCTGCCATTAAGTTTGTATCACGGGTAATTAAGAGAGAAATTTTAGTGAGGGATACAAAACGGTTTCATCATTTTCAAAATGGTTCTTGCTCTTGTGGTGATTACTGGTAA
- the LOC141619193 gene encoding uncharacterized protein LOC141619193 → MAGEKHKSSAAATTTTTTVNRTPPSSSKPPPSSSTPNSRNSNPSKPSPKPGSQPGPKPYPTQTPPQNQFRHQPEPPQPLPPPSYGFQMLDRRTIVLADGSVRSYFALPPNYIDIPPQSPHRHRLLAPDHHPLKRKFDDDRDRERERERDWQKQQVLQYGGNNGPVLGPGPGAGPSSSSPFRPSKVGKYDGGGGGGGGGGGMRVDPAVIKAFLRFVKVIYENGDLRQKLLDNGKRGPVQCLACTGSSKHFPDVHSLVMHAHKPDNADSQVDHLGLHRALCALMGWNCMRAPDNSRMYQFLPAEDAAAFQDDLIMWPPTVIIHNTNTGKGKDGRMEGLGNKAMDSKLRDLGFSGGKSKSVYNREGHLGITLIKFGGDQLGLKEAMRLSDHFERDRHGRRDWTHVQSTGAGQNDENNPNLVMVDKRTGERTRILYGYLLTASDLDKVDPDTRKKAVIESKLEKLHASK, encoded by the exons ATGGCCGGCGAAAAACACAAATCCtccgccgccgccaccaccaccactaccaccgtCAACCGCACGCCACCGTCCTCATCCAAACCACCACCATCCTCCTCCACCCCAAACTCCCGCAACTCAAACCCATCCAAACCCTCCCCCAAACCCGGTTCACAACCCGGTCCGAAACCCTACCCAACCCAAACCCCACCCCAAAACCAATTCCGCCACCAACCCGAACCGCCGCAACCACTTCCGCCACCGTCATACGGATTCCAAATGCTAGACCGCCGTACCATCGTCCTCGCTGACGGCAGCGTCCGGTCTTACTTCGCCCTTCCCCCAAACTACATCGACATCCCTCCCCAATCCCCGCACCGTCACCGCTTATTGGCTCCCGATCATCATCCATTGAAGCGCAAATTCGATGACGATCGGGAtcgggaaagggaaagggaacgGGATTGGCAGAAACAGCAGGTTCTCCAGTATGGTGGTAATAATGGGCCTGTTCTTGGGCCTGGGCCTGGGGCTGGTCCGAGTAGTAGTAGTCCGTTTAGACCGTCTAAGGTTGGGAAATACGATGGCGGGGGCGGCGGAGGCGGCGGAGGGGGTGGTATGAGGGTTGATCCAGCTGTTATTAAGGCGTTTTTGCGGTTTGTTAAGGTGATTTATGAGAATGGTGATTTGAGACAGAAATTGTTGGATAATGGGAAGCGAGGTCCGGTTCAATGTCTTGCTTGTACCGG GTCTTCTAAACATTTCCCAGATGTGCATTCTCTTGTAATGCACGCGCACAAGCCAGATAATGCAGATTCACAGGTGGATCATTTGGGCTTACACAGAGCTCTGTGTGCCCTAATGGGTTGGAATTGCATGAGGGCTCCTGACAATTCCAGGATGTATCAGTTTCTACCTGCTGAAGATGCTGCTGCGTTCCAAGATGATTTAATCATGTGGCCTCCCACGGTCATTATACATAACACAAATACCGGCAAGGGTAAAGACGGGCGCATGGAGGGTTTGGGAAATAAGGCCATGGATAGTAAACTTAGAG ACCTTGGATTTTCTGGAGGCAAGTCCAAGTCCGTGTACAATAGAGAAGGTCATCTCGGGATCACTCTTATCAAGTTTGGTGGTGATCAGTTGGGCTTGAAAGAGGCCATGCGTTTATCTGATCACTTTGAGAGGGATCGCCATGGGCGTAGAGATTGGACTCACGTACAATCAACTGGGGCTGGCCAGAATGACGAGAACAACCCCAATCTCGTGATGGTGGATAAGAGGACTGGGGAAAGGACAAGAATACTTTACGGTTATCTGTTGACAGCATCAGACCTCGACAAAGTAGATCCAGATACACGAAAGAAGGCTGTCATAGAAAGCAAACTCGAAAAATTGCATGCTTCCAAATAA